The following coding sequences are from one Lysinibacillus sp. FSL W8-0992 window:
- a CDS encoding phosphoglycerate mutase, producing MDEIDIINKEAIKTDLALIKSCLRLINQTVTLSKRRGETFNAPENEELHILVSKIDRDLNKIKLNIQYETANTIHR from the coding sequence ATGGATGAAATAGACATTATAAACAAAGAAGCAATCAAAACTGATTTGGCTCTAATTAAATCCTGTTTGCGATTAATTAATCAAACAGTCACTTTAAGCAAACGAAGAGGAGAAACGTTTAACGCTCCAGAAAATGAAGAATTACATATATTAGTTTCCAAAATTGATAGGGACTTGAACAAAATTAAATTAAATATACAGTATGAAACAGCAAATACAATACACCGTTAA
- a CDS encoding linear amide C-N hydrolase, which translates to MFGCSSLSIHTTDKKTLFARTMDFTMEPDSKVVIVPRKYGIRLLEEKNEVTISNPYAFIGMGSTDLASPVLYDGVNEKGLMGAMLYYATFATYSDEPKEGTRGINPIYVVSQVLGSCVTVDDVIEKLSAFTLLNEANNILGFAPPLHYTFTDANGESIVIEPDRTGITIHRQTIGVMTNSPGYEWHQTNLRAYIGVTPNPPQDITMGNLKLTPFGQGAGGLGLPGDFTPSARFLRVAYWKKYTEQAKNEIEGVTALFHILSSVNIPKGVVLNKEGKTDYTIYTSAMCAQSKNYYFKLYDNSRISAVSLFVEDLDSHELITFEWNREQDIKQLNVTN; encoded by the coding sequence ATGTTTGGTTGCAGTAGCTTATCAATTCATACAACAGATAAGAAAACATTATTTGCTAGGACAATGGATTTTACAATGGAACCAGATAGTAAAGTAGTTATCGTCCCACGTAAATATGGCATTCGATTGCTTGAAGAAAAAAATGAGGTAACCATTAGCAATCCATACGCGTTTATTGGAATGGGCAGCACGGATCTCGCATCTCCTGTTCTTTACGACGGTGTAAACGAAAAAGGTTTGATGGGAGCGATGCTGTACTATGCGACATTTGCGACTTATTCAGACGAACCTAAAGAAGGCACAAGAGGTATTAATCCGATTTATGTTGTTTCACAAGTGTTGGGAAGCTGTGTAACGGTCGACGATGTTATTGAAAAGTTAAGCGCTTTTACATTATTGAATGAAGCAAATAACATACTTGGTTTCGCACCACCGCTTCACTATACATTTACAGATGCTAATGGTGAATCGATTGTCATTGAACCTGATAGAACAGGCATAACAATTCATCGCCAAACAATAGGGGTCATGACCAATAGCCCTGGTTACGAATGGCATCAGACAAATTTAAGAGCTTATATTGGTGTTACGCCTAATCCTCCACAAGACATTACAATGGGAAATTTGAAATTAACACCGTTTGGGCAAGGGGCAGGCGGGTTAGGGTTACCAGGTGATTTCACGCCATCTGCACGCTTTCTTCGTGTCGCTTATTGGAAGAAGTATACGGAACAAGCGAAAAATGAAATTGAAGGGGTAACTGCTTTGTTTCATATTCTATCTTCTGTTAATATTCCGAAAGGCGTTGTCTTAAATAAAGAGGGGAAGACGGACTATACAATATATACGTCTGCAATGTGTGCGCAAAGCAAAAACTATTACTTTAAGCTTTATGATAATAGTCGAATTTCAGCAGTTTCATTATTTGTCGAGGATTTGGATAGCCATGAATTAATTACATTTGAGTGGAATCGTGAACAGGATATTAAACAGTTGAATGTGACAAACTAA
- the pdxR gene encoding MocR-like pyridoxine biosynthesis transcription factor PdxR → MDWKPDRKAKKAIYKQLAEYIEKGIADGTFPPDKPLPSERYLASTLHVNRSTVVHAYDELESLGLIDRTRGSGTTISKDIWGITKKRIPSWNRYIEAGSFLPSLPVTQKIRKEAVEHKLINLASGELSEDLFPKRFLSEITSTRSFIGSLGYDHPQGNEILRSTLTKHVKISRGIETNASSILITSGAQQALHLIVQCLLKPGDAIAIEDPSYNYNLPTFKSAGIQVHYLPVNEEGINPEDLQMLYKKHRIKMIFLNPYFQNPTGYLMNQKKKEAILDISSKLGIPVVEDDPYSLTAFSGEKISTLKSMDKNGNVLYISSLSKIVASGLRIGWIIGPTSVIERLSDAKQQLDFGHSSYTQWIANDFLESEHFHSHMKCLIKELEKRRNTIIKSLDTYLKGLVEYSIPQGGIHIWCKILKSFNETQLLEESIKQGVIYAPGSTLGSKESFVRFTFAREDEDSIDEGIKRFAQALHSL, encoded by the coding sequence ATGGATTGGAAACCAGATAGAAAAGCAAAGAAAGCTATCTATAAACAACTCGCAGAATATATTGAAAAGGGGATAGCTGATGGTACATTTCCACCTGATAAACCATTACCATCAGAGAGGTATTTGGCTAGTACATTGCATGTAAATAGAAGTACGGTCGTTCATGCATATGACGAATTAGAATCTTTAGGGCTAATTGATAGAACTAGAGGAAGCGGTACTACGATAAGTAAAGATATATGGGGTATAACAAAAAAGCGGATTCCGAGCTGGAATCGATATATTGAGGCGGGTTCATTTTTACCTAGTCTACCTGTAACACAAAAAATAAGAAAAGAAGCAGTTGAACATAAATTAATCAATTTAGCTTCCGGTGAATTGTCAGAAGATCTTTTCCCTAAAAGATTTTTAAGCGAGATTACTTCAACGCGTTCTTTTATTGGAAGCTTAGGATACGATCATCCACAAGGAAATGAAATCCTTAGAAGTACACTTACAAAACATGTGAAAATTAGTCGAGGAATCGAAACAAACGCTTCTTCAATACTTATAACATCTGGAGCGCAACAAGCATTACATTTAATTGTCCAATGTTTGTTAAAGCCTGGTGATGCAATTGCTATAGAAGACCCTTCATATAATTACAATCTTCCTACTTTTAAATCAGCAGGTATCCAAGTACATTATTTACCTGTTAATGAAGAGGGGATTAATCCAGAAGATTTGCAAATGTTATATAAAAAACACCGAATAAAAATGATTTTTTTAAATCCATATTTTCAGAATCCGACTGGCTACTTAATGAATCAAAAGAAAAAAGAAGCGATTTTAGACATATCCTCTAAGCTTGGAATTCCTGTTGTAGAAGACGATCCTTATAGTTTAACCGCTTTTTCAGGAGAAAAAATTTCAACCCTTAAATCAATGGATAAGAACGGCAATGTTTTATATATTAGCTCGTTGTCTAAAATTGTCGCTTCAGGACTAAGAATTGGGTGGATTATAGGCCCAACATCAGTAATTGAAAGATTGTCCGATGCGAAGCAACAATTAGACTTTGGTCACTCAAGCTATACACAATGGATAGCCAATGATTTTTTAGAATCAGAACATTTCCATTCACACATGAAATGTTTAATTAAGGAATTAGAAAAAAGAAGAAATACAATTATTAAAAGCCTTGATACTTATTTAAAAGGGCTTGTGGAATATTCAATTCCGCAAGGTGGTATTCATATATGGTGTAAAATACTAAAAAGCTTTAATGAAACCCAGTTACTTGAGGAGTCCATCAAGCAAGGCGTCATTTATGCTCCAGGCTCAACATTGGGTTCCAAAGAAAGCTTTGTTCGTTTTACTTTCGCAAGGGAAGATGAAGATTCGATTGATGAAGGTATAAAAAGGTTTGCACAAGCTCTTCATAGTTTGTAG
- a CDS encoding YfmQ family protein, with amino-acid sequence MTWGLIITIVIGSIVKLLMSPPSIVVAWTVSKFELHKKLDSKDVTVTYNGKNLEEVEKNRFTDYFNEASFLKKHYIFPGNEKLFLEPESNVTPFVINVKKGKKEDVHFFVFNYDNHVDVVKKYKEKVVSYSISSEHLQKFSLSPKAVI; translated from the coding sequence ATGACATGGGGTTTAATTATTACAATAGTGATTGGATCGATTGTTAAATTGTTAATGAGTCCTCCAAGTATCGTTGTGGCATGGACTGTAAGTAAATTTGAACTTCATAAAAAACTGGATTCAAAAGATGTTACGGTAACCTATAACGGAAAGAACTTAGAAGAAGTAGAAAAAAACAGATTTACTGACTATTTTAATGAAGCGTCCTTTTTAAAAAAGCATTATATCTTCCCAGGCAATGAAAAATTATTTCTAGAGCCAGAATCGAATGTAACACCATTTGTCATCAACGTAAAAAAGGGAAAAAAAGAAGATGTTCATTTCTTTGTTTTTAATTACGATAATCACGTTGATGTAGTGAAGAAATACAAAGAGAAAGTTGTTTCTTATAGTATAAGTTCTGAACATCTACAAAAATTTTCTTTGTCTCCTAAAGCAGTAATTTAA
- a CDS encoding DUF4256 domain-containing protein: MPNKELSLEQHEELLKTLQDRFEKNMNRHQGLEWAKVQAKLAAHTEKLWSLNEMEVTGGEPDVVEYDENTDEYIFYDCATESPKGRRSFCYDREAWESRKKHQPENTVIDMATTMGIELLTEEQYRKLQELGNFDLKTSSWVQTPANIRKLGGAIFCDRRYDTVFMYHNGADSYYAARGFRGSLRV, encoded by the coding sequence ATGCCAAATAAAGAGTTATCACTTGAGCAACATGAGGAACTATTAAAAACTTTGCAAGACCGATTTGAGAAAAATATGAATCGCCATCAAGGTCTCGAATGGGCTAAAGTACAAGCTAAGCTTGCAGCTCATACGGAAAAACTTTGGTCGCTTAATGAAATGGAAGTTACAGGCGGCGAGCCGGATGTTGTCGAGTATGATGAAAATACGGACGAGTACATTTTTTATGATTGTGCAACAGAAAGTCCTAAAGGTCGTAGAAGCTTTTGTTACGATCGTGAAGCATGGGAATCAAGAAAGAAGCATCAACCAGAAAATACAGTAATCGACATGGCAACTACCATGGGCATTGAACTGTTAACGGAGGAACAATACCGAAAATTGCAAGAACTAGGAAATTTCGATTTGAAAACATCAAGTTGGGTACAAACACCTGCAAATATTAGAAAACTTGGCGGAGCTATCTTTTGTGATCGTCGCTACGACACTGTCTTTATGTATCATAATGGAGCAGATTCCTACTATGCTGCAAGAGGCTTCCGTGGCTCGCTTAGGGTTTAA
- a CDS encoding CDI toxin immunity protein, with product MKELLAQQKQKIIEEEEKRAYKIVLEEVNDLFSNMSVEEEVAILSKEDSKKITDDLFEAFPFGHSGIDWTLMFSKTIFSNFVDYESALVELVMKNHKVHDEICYIIDLNAQHVIKTKLFNIIYRVEEVRCWDKYIYAPQIKLVIEFPSNDIAVGWKE from the coding sequence TTGAAAGAATTGCTTGCTCAGCAAAAGCAAAAAATAATAGAAGAGGAGGAAAAAAGAGCTTATAAAATCGTTTTAGAGGAAGTAAATGATTTGTTTTCGAATATGAGTGTTGAAGAGGAAGTAGCCATTTTATCAAAAGAAGATTCTAAAAAAATCACCGATGATTTATTTGAAGCATTTCCATTTGGTCACTCGGGAATTGACTGGACACTTATGTTTTCTAAAACTATTTTTTCTAACTTTGTTGATTATGAAAGCGCGCTAGTGGAATTAGTAATGAAAAATCATAAAGTACATGATGAAATTTGTTATATCATTGATCTGAATGCTCAACATGTTATTAAAACAAAATTGTTTAACATTATTTATAGAGTCGAAGAAGTGAGGTGTTGGGATAAATATATTTATGCACCTCAAATTAAATTGGTTATTGAATTCCCTTCGAATGATATTGCGGTAGGATGGAAGGAATAA
- a CDS encoding YjcZ family sporulation protein, producing the protein MGYYGNAGNWNNNCCGVNNYDYGNNNNGSTFVLIVVLFILLIIVGATFISSGDDC; encoded by the coding sequence ATGGGATACTACGGAAATGCAGGCAATTGGAACAATAATTGTTGTGGAGTAAATAACTATGATTATGGTAATAACAATAACGGTTCAACATTCGTGCTAATCGTTGTACTATTTATTCTTTTAATTATTGTCGGCGCTACTTTCATAAGTTCTGGAGACGATTGTTAA